The Micromonospora sp. NBC_00421 genome contains a region encoding:
- a CDS encoding 50S ribosomal protein L25/general stress protein Ctc — MSEVKISAEPRTEFGKGGARRTRRAGKVPAVLYGHGEKPKHIALPAREFAAAIRKGGANQLFAIEVSDGTQVLALPKAIQRDPIRDSFEHVDLLLVRRGEKVTVEVPVQLTGEAARDTLIVHDHDTLSVTADATKVPDHLEASIEGLEAGSQVTAADVELPSGVELAADADQTVASVTAAPTAEQLEATLPEIETPETEAEGAEAAEGGEAPTAEGAENTEAKTEA; from the coding sequence GTGTCCGAGGTAAAGATCAGCGCCGAGCCCCGTACGGAGTTCGGCAAGGGTGGTGCCCGTCGTACCCGCCGAGCCGGCAAGGTGCCCGCTGTGCTGTACGGCCACGGCGAGAAGCCCAAGCACATCGCGCTGCCGGCGCGGGAGTTCGCCGCCGCCATCCGCAAGGGCGGCGCCAACCAGCTCTTCGCGATCGAGGTCAGTGACGGCACCCAGGTGCTGGCGCTGCCGAAGGCGATCCAGCGTGACCCGATCCGGGACAGCTTCGAGCACGTGGACCTGCTGCTGGTCCGCCGGGGCGAGAAGGTCACCGTCGAGGTCCCGGTCCAGCTGACCGGTGAGGCCGCGCGGGACACCCTGATCGTGCACGACCACGACACCCTCTCGGTGACCGCCGACGCCACCAAGGTGCCGGACCACCTGGAGGCCTCGATCGAGGGCCTGGAGGCCGGTAGCCAGGTCACCGCCGCCGACGTCGAGCTGCCCTCGGGTGTCGAGCTGGCCGCCGACGCGGACCAGACGGTCGCCTCGGTGACCGCCGCTCCGACCGCCGAGCAGCTCGAGGCGACCCTGCCGGAGATCGAGACCCCGGAGACGGAGGCCGAGGGTGCGGAGGCCGCCGAGGGTGGCGAGGCTCCGACCGCCGAGGGTGCCGAGAACAC